The region AGCGGCTGATGCGATCGACTGCTCGAGAAATTTTCTAAATCCACCTTATGTGTTCTTAAGAGATTATGTCGGTATCGCCGATCCAAACGCCACTATCTACGAGTTTGCAGGGCATGCATTTAACTACGTGATGCTAACGCACATTATCTTCTCAGTCGTCTTTGCCGTTGGCTACTGCGTCGTGGCTGAAAAATTTCCAAAGATCACGATGTGGCAAGGCGTGATGGCTGGTATCTTAGCAACTATTGCAGTTCACGGCATCTCACTGCCGCTTCTTGGCCTCACTCCGCCACTTTGGACACTTCCTTGGTATGAGTATGTCTCTGAGTTTGTGGGTCACATGGTCTGGTTTTGGTCGATAGAGATCATCCGCCACGACCTAAGAGCTAGGATCACAAAAGAAAAAGATCCGAGCGACTGCTGCAACGCATAGCTTATAAATTTGCTGTTTTGGGCGCAAAACCTAAGACAGCAAAATTTAATAATTTAAAAAACCCTAGCGCCTCTTGATCGCAGCCAATACCTAAAAACAAAATTTTCATCATTTTTTGCAAAGCTTGAAAATCTTAACTAGCTTTTAATGCATAAATTTAAAAATTTAAGCGTTTAGTACTCACTGCTAAGCTCCAAATTTTCTAAACAAAGTGGCTTTTCACCCTCAAAGATCACCCCAATACCATAAGGCTCGCAAATATCAAGCTCGCCCCCTGCGAATCTCATCAGCCACTGCTTATCGTGCGCATAAAAAGTGCATTGTGGCGAGCTAAATGGTAGTTTGCAAACTGGCAAGTCAAGTAATTTAAGCTCGTCCTTGCTCAAAAAGCACCCTCGCCTAAGCTCATCTTTTAAAAAGACAAGCGCCTCTTTTACATACCGGTCGATATCACTGGCGATGCGCTCTGCTAGTAAAGTAGTCTCATCATCCATGTCTGCCCCATCTGTGCTAACAAGGCAAAATGGCACTTGACCAAAAATTTCGCTTTTTAGCTTCGCCTCCGCATACCAGATAAAGCCATCATCTGTTGCAACTTTTTCAAGTTCGCCAAATTTCAAAGTCATTTTTTATTCTCATTTTTGTAGTTTTGCTACTCTTTTGCAAAAAGAGCCAAATTTAAGCAAATTTGTAGTTACATAAAATAGAAATAGCTTGTAAATTTGCCCTTTTAGCATAAAGCAAAAAGCTAAATTTACAAGCAAATTTTCAGTTTTTCTCGCTATTTAAAAGCAAAATTTCTCATCAGTGCCATTTTGCTTGCGCATAGCTTTAAAGTTAGCAAGATTGTCTTTATCTAAAAAGTAATCTTTCTCTTTTTTATTGCGGGCTTCTAGCTTTTCTATGCCTTTTGCAAGGGCTGCTTTTCTATCTTCGTGAGGCGAGCTAAATTCTGGCGAAAACATCGCTTCATAGGCATTTTTCTTAGTCCATTCAAGCGCTTTATCAGCGATCTCTTGTTGCTTTTTGATATCGCAAAATGCATAAGGATTGACCACGTCGCCAACAAGCTTCATAAACGCCCCTATCGCAGCCACCACGTCAGCAAATTTCTCACCCTCCATGTCTATAACGCCTCTTAGCAAGATCGCGCGGTTTTTTGCCGCATAAAACCAAAATACCGCATCATCGCGAAGCCCAAGATCATAAGCGCGAGCTGAGAGAACAAAAAGAGTTATCGGAGAGACCATTTGTGGGGCGTCTTGCACGATCTTTTCAGCCTTTTTGAAGTCCTCTTCTTTGCCACTTTTTAAAAGCTCATCTATCTTGTCATAGACCTTGACATACTCCACCTTGCCAGCGTTTGCTGAGTAGTAAGGCGTGACGTAGATGTCGATACTTCTTACTTTGCCATCGTTTGCAAAGCCACATACTGCTCCAAAAAGTAGCGCCGTAAGCAGTGATAAAATTTTCATTTTAACTCCTTAGTTTAAAATTTTTATTATTTTAACTAAAAGCAGTTGAAAAGTCGGGGTAAATTTAAGAGAAAGTCCGCAAATTTAAAGCGGACTTTGAAGATTAATTTTTAAAACTATGAATTGGTGCTGGAATTTGTCCGCCACGAGCGATAAAGTCGGCACTTGAGGCTTTATTTATCTTCATCACAGGCGCTCTTCCTAAAAGGCCGCCAAACTCGATCATATCGCCCTCACGGCCCAAAGGTATGATACGAACGGCTGTTGTTTTTTGATTTATAACGCCGATAGCCGCCTCATCAGCGATCATCGCAGCTATACTCTCACTCGGCGTATCCGCAGGTATGGCGATCATATCAAGTCCAACTGAGCATATCGCAGTCATCGCTTCAAGCTTTTCTAAATTTAATGATCCCGCGCGCACCGCAGCTATCATGCCCTCGTCCTCTGAGACTGGGATAAACGCACCGCTTAAGCCACCCACTTGATTGCACGCCATTACGCCACCTTTTTTGACCGCGTCATTTAGCAGAGCTAGTGCCGCAGTCGTGCCGTGCGTGCCAACAGCTTCAAGCCCCATCTCCTCAAGCACGCGAGCCACCGAGTCGCCCACAGCAGGCGTTGGAGCAAGAGATAGATCGACGATGCCAAATTTAACCCCAAGGCGCTCGCTCGCCATTTGACCAACGAGCTGACCGATACGAGTGATCTTAAATGCCGT is a window of Campylobacter concisus DNA encoding:
- a CDS encoding YagU family protein; translated protein: MSNLATKPKFALAALIGLVAGVVSAFVKWGAEVPLPPRSPMDMFNAACGPESAIRAADAIDCSRNFLNPPYVFLRDYVGIADPNATIYEFAGHAFNYVMLTHIIFSVVFAVGYCVVAEKFPKITMWQGVMAGILATIAVHGISLPLLGLTPPLWTLPWYEYVSEFVGHMVWFWSIEIIRHDLRARITKEKDPSDCCNA
- a CDS encoding cytochrome-c oxidase, with amino-acid sequence MKILSLLTALLFGAVCGFANDGKVRSIDIYVTPYYSANAGKVEYVKVYDKIDELLKSGKEEDFKKAEKIVQDAPQMVSPITLFVLSARAYDLGLRDDAVFWFYAAKNRAILLRGVIDMEGEKFADVVAAIGAFMKLVGDVVNPYAFCDIKKQQEIADKALEWTKKNAYEAMFSPEFSSPHEDRKAALAKGIEKLEARNKKEKDYFLDKDNLANFKAMRKQNGTDEKFCF